In Ilumatobacter fluminis, the following proteins share a genomic window:
- a CDS encoding RsmG family class I SAM-dependent methyltransferase has protein sequence MDRHPDLFETLRQAQRFGFFGDRAIDEAVAHAEQYVTAIGDRSGRLLDLGSGGGLPGLVVADARPDLEIVLLDRRQKRTDFLERAVRRLGFEQVSVACRDADEVVREVTDGVDPGFDIVTARGFGPPEFTLRTAAGCVRPGGCIVISEPPTGDRWPAELLDELHLSPTRTGTVIRFDAP, from the coding sequence GTGGATCGTCACCCTGATCTGTTCGAAACGCTGCGCCAGGCGCAGCGTTTCGGCTTTTTCGGCGACCGCGCCATCGATGAGGCGGTCGCCCACGCCGAACAGTACGTCACCGCCATCGGCGATCGTTCCGGCCGACTCCTCGACCTCGGCAGCGGCGGCGGTTTGCCGGGTCTGGTGGTCGCCGACGCCCGGCCTGATCTGGAGATCGTGTTGCTCGACCGTCGGCAGAAGCGGACCGACTTCCTCGAGCGAGCGGTCCGGCGCCTGGGCTTCGAGCAGGTATCGGTCGCCTGTCGTGACGCCGACGAGGTCGTGCGTGAGGTGACCGACGGCGTCGACCCTGGGTTCGACATCGTGACCGCTCGTGGCTTCGGACCGCCCGAGTTCACGCTCCGAACGGCAGCAGGCTGTGTGCGGCCGGGCGGCTGCATCGTGATCAGTGAGCCGCCGACGGGTGACCGCTGGCCGGCCGAGCTCCTCGACGAGCTCCACCTCTCCCCCACCCGCACGGGCACAGTCATCCGCTTCGACGCCCCCTGA
- the trxA gene encoding thioredoxin: protein MANGITNLTTATFDETVAGSSTPVLVDFWAEWCGPCKQIAPILEELAGELDGQLQITKLNVDENPDIAMRYQVMSIPTLLVIDGGDVKKKIVGAKGKGALLQELDEFLATSH, encoded by the coding sequence ATGGCCAACGGCATCACCAACCTCACCACCGCGACATTCGACGAGACCGTCGCGGGTTCGAGCACCCCGGTGCTCGTCGATTTCTGGGCGGAATGGTGCGGGCCCTGCAAGCAGATCGCCCCGATCCTCGAAGAGCTCGCCGGCGAACTCGACGGGCAGCTCCAGATCACGAAGCTGAACGTCGACGAGAACCCCGACATCGCCATGCGCTACCAGGTCATGAGCATCCCGACGCTCCTGGTCATCGACGGTGGCGACGTGAAGAAGAAGATCGTCGGCGCCAAGGGCAAGGGCGCCCTCCTGCAGGAGCTCGACGAATTCCTGGCGACCTCCCACTGA
- a CDS encoding YidC/Oxa1 family membrane protein insertase, translating into MLAIDFFEYPAALLAWLYALTSNYALAIALIAVIVMLLVTPLILKSTKGMLEMQRLAPEMRRLQAEYKDDRQKLNEEMMKLYQEHKVNPMASCLPLVAQMPVFIIMFRVLHGLTYKPDGGNELMAQTVLNAAGDTGPIGFVPRYLSEGSDMYQSLVRSEHMESFGLDLSVSPAEMLGTDFTRGLIYAALVVALGALYFVQQRMVAARAAVSPTMSPTQQKLMQYLPVAFAVFQVFFLLGLVVYYIVQSILRILQQLYITKRFYAGDESLGRQAQAASEKAREMAKADGGGGALAKARRDLAEAKQAQSKAKDRSKDATSKSAKSNSNDQVRPTKRTTAPKNRPTPSAKGGSSSRQRPTSTKRHKKK; encoded by the coding sequence ATGCTCGCCATCGACTTCTTCGAGTACCCGGCCGCCCTCCTGGCGTGGCTGTACGCCCTGACCAGCAACTACGCGCTGGCGATCGCGTTGATCGCCGTGATCGTGATGCTGCTGGTGACCCCGCTGATCCTCAAGAGCACCAAGGGCATGCTCGAGATGCAGCGCCTGGCCCCCGAGATGCGCCGCCTGCAGGCGGAGTACAAGGACGACCGCCAGAAGCTCAACGAAGAGATGATGAAGCTCTACCAGGAGCACAAGGTCAACCCGATGGCCTCGTGCCTGCCCCTGGTCGCCCAGATGCCGGTGTTCATCATCATGTTCCGCGTCCTGCACGGCCTGACCTACAAGCCCGACGGCGGCAACGAGCTCATGGCCCAGACCGTGCTCAACGCCGCCGGTGACACCGGGCCGATCGGCTTCGTGCCCCGATACCTGTCGGAGGGCTCCGACATGTACCAGTCGCTGGTGCGTTCCGAGCACATGGAGTCGTTCGGGCTCGACCTGTCGGTCTCCCCCGCCGAGATGCTCGGCACCGACTTCACCCGAGGCCTCATCTACGCGGCGCTCGTCGTGGCGCTCGGTGCCCTCTACTTCGTCCAGCAGCGCATGGTGGCCGCTCGAGCCGCCGTGAGCCCGACCATGTCGCCGACCCAGCAGAAGCTGATGCAGTACCTGCCGGTCGCGTTCGCCGTGTTCCAGGTGTTCTTCCTGCTCGGCCTGGTCGTCTACTACATCGTGCAGTCGATCCTTCGGATCCTGCAACAGCTCTACATCACCAAGCGGTTCTACGCGGGCGACGAGTCGCTCGGCCGGCAGGCCCAGGCGGCGAGCGAGAAGGCTCGCGAGATGGCCAAGGCCGATGGCGGCGGCGGTGCACTCGCCAAGGCTCGCCGTGACCTCGCCGAGGCCAAGCAAGCTCAGTCGAAGGCCAAGGATCGTTCGAAGGACGCCACGTCCAAGTCGGCGAAGTCGAACTCGAACGATCAGGTCCGCCCGACCAAGCGCACCACAGCCCCGAAGAACCGACCCACCCCGAGCGCAAAGGGCGGATCGTCGTCGCGGCAGCGGCCGACGTCGACGAAACGCCACAAGAAGAAGTGA
- the yidD gene encoding membrane protein insertion efficiency factor YidD, with protein MTTAHVDLPDHSPAQRLLLRGIGAYQRAFEGRPSPCRFFPSCSEYGAEAIHLHGAGRGSWLTMRRLLRCRPLGPSGFDPVPPPHDHLEH; from the coding sequence GTGACGACGGCACACGTCGATCTTCCGGACCACTCCCCCGCTCAACGCCTGCTCCTCCGCGGTATCGGTGCGTACCAGCGCGCCTTCGAAGGGCGCCCGTCGCCGTGCCGTTTCTTCCCGTCCTGTTCCGAGTACGGCGCCGAGGCGATCCACCTGCACGGTGCCGGTCGCGGGTCGTGGCTGACGATGCGTCGGCTGCTGCGTTGCCGCCCACTCGGCCCGTCCGGGTTCGACCCGGTTCCACCCCCGCACGATCATCTGGAGCACTGA
- a CDS encoding RNA polymerase sigma factor, with protein MTAFERSDDELVSAARQGDAAAMDALLRRHYDRVHAVCRRIAGSTRDADDAAQEAMIRIVRNLDKFDGRSAFGTWAYRIATNTSLDELRKRKRRPQLHSVPDDDEQHGMPEQADELSHRVVESVADRLAIDDALAELPDDFRIPVVMRDVGDLDYAEIADELGVPVGTVKSRIARGRKMLVERLGNRTPDPERPTPERRDGPPPPRPPDTT; from the coding sequence GTGACCGCGTTCGAACGGTCGGACGACGAACTCGTCTCGGCCGCCCGCCAGGGTGACGCGGCCGCGATGGACGCCTTGCTCCGGCGTCACTACGACCGGGTGCACGCGGTGTGCCGCCGCATCGCCGGGTCGACCCGCGACGCCGACGACGCGGCGCAGGAGGCGATGATCCGCATCGTCCGCAATCTCGACAAGTTCGACGGCCGCTCCGCGTTCGGCACCTGGGCGTACCGGATCGCCACGAACACCTCGCTCGACGAACTCCGCAAGCGCAAGCGCCGACCGCAGCTGCACAGCGTGCCCGACGACGACGAGCAGCACGGCATGCCCGAGCAGGCCGACGAGCTGTCGCACCGGGTCGTGGAGTCGGTCGCGGATCGCCTCGCGATCGACGATGCCCTCGCCGAACTCCCCGACGACTTCCGCATCCCCGTGGTGATGCGCGACGTCGGCGACCTCGACTACGCCGAGATCGCGGACGAACTCGGCGTGCCGGTCGGTACCGTCAAGTCCCGCATCGCCAGAGGCCGGAAGATGCTCGTCGAACGACTCGGGAACCGGACACCCGACCCGGAACGTCCAACTCCTGAACGTCGCGACGGGCCCCCTCCCCCACGACCACCTGACACGACATGA
- a CDS encoding peptidoglycan-binding protein: protein MEATWKLGDRLLMHVAPNLRGDDVGELQASLARLGFDSGRVDGIFGPSTAHAVEDFQHNCGLYVDGVCGPDTVRALNVLARQTGTGPGITAVRELASLTATARSLADLRVVVGQFGGLSGLSRQLIQALRHRSATVVASDEPDASAQAVAANRFAATVYIGFEATPESDPTVHFYQVPQFESVGGRALATRIADACATTAAVTPSVHGMRLPILRETRMPAVLFTVGDAHRALDDAPRLVEAVVEALERWAATPLDD from the coding sequence GTGGAAGCGACATGGAAGCTCGGCGACCGGCTGCTCATGCACGTCGCCCCCAACCTGCGTGGCGACGACGTCGGTGAGCTCCAGGCCTCGCTGGCCCGCCTCGGCTTCGACTCCGGTCGGGTCGACGGCATCTTCGGACCCTCGACGGCGCATGCCGTCGAAGACTTCCAGCACAACTGCGGTCTGTACGTCGACGGGGTGTGTGGCCCCGACACCGTGCGGGCCCTGAACGTCCTGGCACGCCAGACGGGCACCGGCCCCGGCATCACCGCCGTCCGCGAGCTCGCCTCTCTCACGGCCACGGCACGGAGCCTGGCCGACCTGCGGGTCGTCGTCGGCCAGTTCGGCGGGCTCAGCGGCCTCAGCCGGCAGCTGATCCAGGCGCTCCGCCACCGCAGCGCCACCGTGGTGGCCAGCGACGAGCCCGACGCGAGTGCCCAGGCCGTGGCCGCCAACCGTTTTGCCGCCACGGTGTACATCGGCTTCGAGGCGACGCCCGAGTCCGACCCGACGGTGCACTTCTACCAGGTGCCCCAGTTCGAATCGGTCGGGGGACGAGCCCTGGCGACCCGGATCGCCGACGCGTGCGCCACCACAGCCGCCGTCACCCCCTCGGTGCACGGGATGCGACTCCCGATCCTGCGAGAGACCCGGATGCCGGCGGTGCTGTTCACCGTCGGCGACGCCCATCGCGCCCTCGACGACGCGCCGCGCCTCGTCGAAGCCGTGGTCGAGGCACTCGAGCGCTGGGCTGCCACCCCCCTCGACGACTGA
- a CDS encoding ParB/RepB/Spo0J family partition protein: MARRSGGLGKGLSSLIPPGEATPGGGDDTAVLREIPIADIVPNPHQPRVHFDEESLAELTASIQQIGVLQPILVREVEDGFELVAGERRWRAATRAGLAAVPAVVRTTDDLSSVEQALVENLHRQDLTPLEEAAAYQQLIEDFELTHEDVADRVGKSRSAVTNTLRLLGLPPTIQHLLADGRLSAGHARALLGTPDRALQASIAERAVDEGWTVRMVELAVKNGGLPQAPVADEPEPRPSDAPSPEPSLDGAGVAPTTRLRPPGLLELEELLADHLATRVQVQMGAKKGKIAIEFADLEDLERIYRRMTEPDTDAE; this comes from the coding sequence ATGGCCCGGCGTAGTGGAGGACTCGGCAAGGGCTTGAGTTCGCTGATCCCACCCGGTGAGGCGACACCGGGCGGTGGTGACGACACGGCGGTGCTGCGTGAGATCCCGATCGCCGACATCGTCCCGAACCCGCATCAGCCACGCGTGCACTTCGACGAGGAGTCGCTGGCCGAGTTGACGGCGTCGATCCAGCAGATCGGCGTGCTGCAGCCAATCCTCGTGCGCGAGGTCGAGGACGGGTTCGAACTCGTGGCGGGGGAGCGGCGCTGGCGTGCTGCGACCCGTGCCGGCTTGGCGGCCGTCCCGGCCGTCGTGCGGACGACCGACGATCTGTCGTCGGTCGAGCAGGCGTTGGTCGAGAACCTGCATCGCCAAGATCTCACCCCGCTCGAAGAGGCGGCGGCGTATCAGCAGCTGATCGAGGACTTCGAGCTCACCCACGAGGATGTCGCCGATCGCGTCGGCAAGAGCCGCTCGGCCGTGACCAACACGCTGCGGCTGCTCGGTCTCCCACCGACGATCCAGCATCTGCTGGCGGATGGTCGGCTGTCGGCCGGGCATGCCCGCGCCCTGCTCGGCACGCCGGACCGTGCCCTCCAGGCCTCGATCGCCGAGCGCGCGGTCGACGAAGGGTGGACGGTCCGGATGGTCGAGCTCGCCGTCAAGAACGGGGGACTGCCGCAGGCACCGGTCGCCGACGAACCCGAGCCGCGACCGTCCGACGCACCGTCACCCGAGCCGTCGCTCGATGGCGCCGGCGTTGCGCCGACCACTCGGTTGCGACCGCCCGGCTTGCTCGAACTCGAGGAGTTGCTGGCCGATCATCTGGCGACGCGTGTCCAGGTGCAGATGGGTGCGAAGAAGGGCAAGATCGCGATCGAGTTCGCGGATCTCGAAGATCTGGAGCGGATCTACCGCCGGATGACCGAGCCCGACACCGACGCTGAGTGA
- the jag gene encoding RNA-binding cell elongation regulator Jag/EloR: MEWVVTTGKTVDEAKELALDQLGVARDDAEFEVVEEAKTGLFGRVKSEARVRARVKPAQVRPKQDRRDRRRGNKSKRGGRDRNDNRNDNRNDNRSKHQNDAGNDDGGAVATATDDQADAKQARTPQQDQQRSSNGQRGRSKRQRTDKEHAAMEDNGTETEVSPQEVGDAAVAFMSGLATAFGAEATTDVEIDGTEIDVRVSGDELGLLVGPGGRTLTAVQDLARVSSQRRLGDHETRLRIDVGGYREKRKGALEKFAVAVANQVIEAGSTKALEPMSSADRKVVHDAITEIDGVTSRSEGDEPNRRVVISPA, translated from the coding sequence ATGGAATGGGTCGTGACCACCGGCAAGACGGTGGATGAAGCCAAGGAGCTGGCACTCGATCAGCTCGGCGTGGCACGTGACGATGCCGAGTTCGAGGTCGTCGAAGAGGCCAAGACCGGCTTGTTCGGTCGGGTGAAGAGCGAGGCTCGCGTCCGGGCCCGCGTCAAGCCGGCGCAGGTGCGTCCGAAGCAGGACCGCCGTGATCGCCGCCGCGGGAACAAGTCGAAGCGCGGCGGTCGTGACCGCAACGACAACCGGAACGACAACCGGAACGACAACCGGAGCAAGCATCAGAACGACGCCGGCAACGACGACGGTGGTGCCGTCGCCACGGCGACCGACGACCAGGCCGACGCCAAGCAGGCCCGCACGCCTCAACAGGATCAGCAACGGTCGTCGAACGGCCAACGGGGGCGCTCGAAGCGCCAGCGGACAGACAAGGAGCATGCCGCCATGGAAGACAACGGAACCGAGACCGAGGTCTCGCCGCAAGAAGTCGGTGACGCCGCAGTGGCGTTCATGAGCGGGCTCGCCACGGCGTTCGGTGCCGAGGCCACGACCGACGTCGAGATCGACGGCACCGAGATCGACGTCCGGGTGTCCGGCGACGAACTCGGCCTGCTGGTCGGCCCCGGCGGCCGCACCCTCACCGCCGTCCAAGACCTGGCCCGTGTCTCGTCGCAGCGCCGCCTGGGCGATCACGAGACCCGCCTGCGGATCGACGTCGGCGGCTACCGCGAGAAGCGCAAGGGCGCACTCGAGAAGTTCGCCGTCGCCGTTGCGAACCAGGTGATCGAGGCCGGCAGCACCAAGGCGCTCGAGCCGATGTCGTCGGCCGACCGCAAGGTCGTCCACGATGCGATCACCGAGATCGACGGTGTGACCAGCCGGTCCGAAGGCGACGAGCCCAACCGCCGGGTGGTCATCAGCCCCGCCTGA
- the rnpA gene encoding ribonuclease P protein component has translation MIQRIHGRHAFSTLSRDGRRIRRSSLWCSWCPQPSSNATRVAYSIGRACGPAVTRNRLRRRLREIVRHLDQREPLPPGLLLIGAKPTATELTFDQLRTEIEQLLRAATSTPTSS, from the coding sequence TTGATCCAACGGATTCACGGCCGTCACGCCTTCAGCACCCTGTCGCGTGACGGGCGACGAATCCGTCGATCGTCCCTCTGGTGCAGCTGGTGTCCGCAACCGAGTTCGAACGCGACACGCGTGGCGTACTCGATCGGGCGCGCCTGCGGTCCGGCGGTGACGCGGAATCGTCTGCGTCGCCGACTCCGGGAGATCGTGCGGCATCTCGATCAGCGAGAGCCGCTGCCCCCGGGACTGTTGCTGATCGGCGCGAAGCCGACAGCGACCGAACTGACGTTCGATCAACTGCGCACGGAGATCGAGCAGTTGCTCCGTGCTGCCACGAGCACACCGACGTCGTCGTGA
- the trxB gene encoding thioredoxin-disulfide reductase, with the protein MSDVRNVIIVGSGPAGLTAAIYTARANLAPLVIEGEPSSTSDQPGGQLMLTTEVENFPGFPEGIMGPELMMNFRKQAERFGADFLTEKVTKVDLSERPFKVWVRDDLYQADAIIVSTGARSLMLGLEAETRLLGHGLSTCATCDGFFFRGQNIAVVGGGDSAIEEATFLTKFADKVTIIHRRDELRASKIMQERAFANPKIDFLWNHTVTDIHGDGSVTGVQVTNTVDGTVSDLDVTGVFVAIGHRPNTDLFAGQLQLEDNGYLTTMPDSSYTNIAGVFACGDVQDHTYRQAITAAGSGCMAAIDAERWLEAQHDA; encoded by the coding sequence ATGTCCGACGTTCGCAACGTCATCATCGTCGGGTCCGGTCCCGCCGGCCTCACGGCCGCGATCTACACCGCCCGCGCCAACCTCGCCCCCCTCGTGATCGAGGGTGAGCCGTCGTCCACCTCCGACCAGCCGGGCGGCCAGCTCATGCTGACCACCGAGGTCGAGAACTTCCCCGGGTTCCCCGAGGGCATCATGGGCCCCGAGCTCATGATGAACTTCCGCAAGCAGGCCGAGCGCTTCGGTGCCGACTTCCTCACCGAGAAGGTCACCAAGGTCGATCTCAGCGAACGCCCCTTCAAGGTGTGGGTCCGCGACGACCTGTACCAGGCCGATGCGATCATCGTGTCCACCGGCGCCCGCTCCCTCATGCTCGGCCTCGAGGCCGAGACGCGCCTGCTCGGACACGGCCTGTCCACCTGCGCCACCTGCGACGGCTTCTTCTTCCGTGGCCAGAACATCGCCGTGGTCGGCGGTGGCGATTCGGCGATCGAAGAAGCCACGTTCCTCACGAAGTTCGCCGACAAGGTCACGATCATCCACCGTCGCGACGAGCTGCGCGCCAGCAAGATCATGCAGGAGCGAGCCTTCGCCAACCCGAAGATCGACTTCCTGTGGAACCACACCGTCACCGACATCCACGGCGACGGCTCGGTCACCGGGGTGCAGGTCACCAACACGGTCGACGGCACGGTGAGCGATCTCGACGTCACCGGCGTGTTCGTGGCGATCGGCCACCGTCCCAACACCGACCTGTTCGCCGGCCAGCTGCAGCTCGAGGACAACGGCTACCTCACGACGATGCCCGATTCGAGCTACACCAACATCGCGGGTGTCTTCGCCTGCGGCGACGTGCAGGATCACACCTACCGCCAGGCGATCACCGCCGCCGGTTCGGGTTGCATGGCGGCGATCGACGCCGAACGCTGGCTCGAAGCCCAGCACGACGCCTGA
- a CDS encoding serine/threonine-protein kinase, giving the protein MASSAAPPPRAPVGELLAGRYRLERRIGQGGMAEVWVATDTDLDRRVAVKWLKTNLASDPIVAERFRREAIAVARLNHPNIVGVHDVVAHEGRQAVVMQLVDGKSLRQLLDSQKRLGPELTIHIGAAIAGALDEAHRNGFVHRDVKPGNILVTSDGRVLLTDFGIAKGLQPGDEDLTSDNVMMGTAKYLSPEQVRGRRLDGRADLYSLALVLYECLAGRVPFLGETDADTALARLQRDPTDLGHLRPTLPIGLVNLIHKTLARNPAHRPQTGSDLRAALLAVDTSPPPIDGTPAEPPPRIANPPTRALGAGPGVPGDPHISGAVPVTRTDDRTPATAPAPETEQRDPTPAGPVPVGTPARQDAQRWTPSLVVVGGLVVIALVVAGALFVGLNQGDSADDLTIETIVPADEPDAVADEQIDDATDEAGDVAAGPVSIVDVLAWDPDGTNGTENNGQASLALADGSTSTAWPTECYSDKYLGGKRGVGLILSLSAPSAGRLSVDALNGPYQLEVYASTDEAAPADLDGWTRIGDNNFGDDPATVTTDVDVAATHLLLWLTELGPDDACSNANPYRGRLGEVSYQP; this is encoded by the coding sequence ATGGCGTCGTCGGCAGCACCTCCTCCTCGCGCACCGGTAGGTGAACTGCTCGCGGGCCGGTATCGGCTCGAGCGTCGCATCGGCCAGGGCGGCATGGCCGAGGTGTGGGTCGCCACCGACACCGACCTCGATCGCCGCGTCGCGGTCAAGTGGTTGAAGACCAACCTGGCGAGCGATCCGATCGTCGCCGAACGGTTCCGTCGCGAAGCGATCGCCGTCGCACGACTCAACCACCCGAACATCGTCGGCGTGCACGACGTCGTCGCCCACGAGGGTCGCCAGGCCGTCGTCATGCAACTGGTCGACGGCAAGAGCCTCCGCCAACTGCTCGACAGCCAGAAGCGGCTCGGGCCCGAACTCACGATCCACATCGGCGCCGCGATCGCCGGTGCACTCGACGAGGCGCATCGCAACGGGTTCGTCCACCGCGACGTCAAGCCCGGCAACATCCTCGTCACCTCCGACGGTCGCGTGCTGCTCACCGACTTCGGCATCGCCAAGGGGTTGCAGCCGGGCGACGAAGACCTCACCAGCGACAACGTGATGATGGGTACGGCCAAGTACCTGTCGCCCGAGCAGGTGCGAGGCCGCCGACTCGACGGTCGCGCCGACCTCTACTCGCTGGCGCTCGTGCTCTACGAATGCCTCGCCGGGCGCGTCCCGTTCCTGGGCGAGACCGACGCCGACACGGCCCTGGCCCGCCTGCAGCGCGACCCCACCGATCTCGGGCACCTGCGGCCCACCCTGCCGATCGGCCTCGTCAACCTGATCCACAAGACGCTGGCCCGCAACCCGGCCCACCGGCCCCAGACCGGCAGCGACCTGCGAGCGGCCCTGCTCGCGGTCGACACCTCTCCCCCACCGATCGACGGCACCCCGGCCGAACCTCCGCCGCGGATCGCCAACCCGCCGACGCGTGCCCTCGGCGCCGGTCCCGGCGTGCCGGGCGACCCGCACATCAGCGGTGCCGTTCCCGTCACGCGCACCGACGACCGCACCCCGGCCACTGCTCCCGCACCCGAGACCGAGCAGCGCGACCCGACACCCGCCGGCCCGGTGCCGGTCGGGACGCCGGCCCGACAGGACGCCCAGCGGTGGACGCCGTCACTCGTGGTCGTCGGCGGTCTCGTGGTGATCGCGCTCGTCGTCGCCGGTGCGCTGTTCGTCGGGCTCAACCAGGGCGACTCGGCCGACGACCTCACGATCGAGACGATCGTGCCCGCCGACGAACCCGACGCGGTCGCCGACGAGCAGATCGACGACGCCACCGACGAGGCAGGCGACGTCGCTGCCGGCCCGGTGTCGATCGTCGACGTCCTGGCCTGGGACCCCGACGGCACCAACGGCACCGAGAACAACGGCCAGGCGTCACTCGCGCTGGCCGACGGCAGCACCTCGACCGCCTGGCCGACCGAGTGCTACAGCGACAAGTACCTGGGCGGCAAGCGGGGTGTGGGCCTGATCCTCAGCCTGTCCGCACCCTCGGCCGGTCGACTCAGCGTCGACGCCCTCAACGGCCCGTACCAGCTCGAGGTCTACGCCAGCACCGACGAGGCGGCACCCGCCGATCTCGACGGCTGGACGCGGATCGGCGACAACAACTTCGGGGACGACCCGGCGACGGTGACCACCGACGTCGACGTGGCCGCCACGCACCTCCTGCTCTGGCTCACCGAGCTCGGGCCCGACGATGCGTGCAGCAATGCCAACCCCTATCGGGGTCGGCTCGGAGAAGTCAGCTACCAGCCGTGA
- a CDS encoding anti-sigma factor family protein, translating into MMHDPDTLASAYLDGELTDDERRAAEADPAVMAEVEQLRALRAGIAEVEPPSDGAREAAIGAAMAAFHEQFAAAPEPAVPAEPDAVVVPLWQRFASPQWLGTAAAALVLVVGVGVIVTRSGGDDDSLDTAGDETADMVLADEPADDALDLPDADADRMTESEMADEVFAAEAESDDMGADDMEMADEPAEEPAEEPAEESADVAEGDDMDSGDAEMADEPASDGEDATGAAAGPPALDDPSLHFEFEVPIMGPLQLRAAGWYLLAERAEGALGPTPEYRCEFYNVLGAALLDDDGEIREVLIEIDEIERVVHAVDRDECIVVLSVDLDER; encoded by the coding sequence ATGATGCACGATCCCGACACGCTTGCGAGCGCCTATCTCGACGGTGAACTGACCGACGACGAACGGCGAGCCGCAGAGGCCGACCCGGCAGTGATGGCCGAGGTCGAGCAGTTGCGCGCACTCCGGGCCGGCATCGCCGAGGTCGAACCGCCATCGGACGGCGCCCGTGAGGCGGCGATCGGCGCAGCCATGGCGGCCTTCCACGAGCAGTTCGCAGCAGCGCCGGAACCGGCCGTGCCGGCCGAACCCGACGCCGTCGTGGTGCCGCTGTGGCAGCGCTTCGCCAGCCCGCAGTGGCTCGGCACCGCAGCCGCGGCGCTCGTGCTGGTCGTCGGTGTCGGCGTGATCGTCACCCGCAGCGGGGGCGACGACGACAGCCTCGACACTGCCGGCGACGAGACGGCCGACATGGTGCTCGCCGACGAACCGGCCGACGACGCGCTCGATCTTCCCGACGCCGATGCCGACCGGATGACCGAGTCGGAGATGGCCGACGAGGTGTTCGCCGCCGAGGCCGAGAGCGACGACATGGGCGCCGACGACATGGAGATGGCCGACGAACCCGCGGAAGAGCCCGCCGAGGAACCGGCCGAGGAGTCGGCCGACGTCGCCGAGGGCGACGACATGGATTCGGGCGACGCCGAGATGGCCGACGAACCAGCGAGCGACGGCGAGGACGCCACCGGCGCAGCAGCAGGCCCGCCGGCGCTCGACGACCCCTCGCTCCATTTCGAGTTCGAGGTTCCCATCATGGGTCCGCTCCAGCTCCGCGCTGCCGGGTGGTACCTGCTCGCCGAGCGCGCCGAGGGCGCACTCGGCCCCACACCCGAGTACCGCTGCGAGTTCTACAACGTGCTCGGTGCCGCGCTGCTCGACGACGACGGCGAGATCCGAGAGGTCCTCATCGAGATCGACGAGATCGAGCGGGTCGTCCACGCCGTCGATCGCGACGAGTGCATCGTCGTGCTCAGCGTCGACCTCGACGAACGCTGA
- a CDS encoding ParA family protein, giving the protein MDAAAAPRPPVRELPRVIAVANQKGGVGKTTTTINLGACLAELGLRTLVIDLDPQGNASTGLGIENRGLEVSMYHVLMHDEPLENVIEPTDVRGLFVAPASLDLAGAEIELVPAFSRETRLRQAIAAVIDDYDYVLIDCPPTLGLLTVNGLAAASEVLVPIQTEYYALEGLGQLLRNVDLVKRNLNPDLDVSTIVCVMYDARTKLSEQVVAEVRDHFGEKVVRPVVPRSVRLSEAPSFGQPIIVYDPRSNGAVAYRDVAKEVHHGPA; this is encoded by the coding sequence ATGGATGCCGCAGCTGCTCCTCGGCCGCCGGTTCGAGAACTCCCCCGTGTCATCGCCGTTGCCAACCAGAAAGGTGGCGTCGGCAAGACGACGACGACGATCAACCTGGGTGCGTGTCTCGCCGAACTCGGACTCCGCACCCTGGTGATCGATCTCGACCCGCAGGGCAATGCGTCCACGGGTCTGGGCATCGAGAATCGTGGGCTCGAGGTCTCGATGTACCACGTACTCATGCACGACGAGCCGCTCGAGAACGTGATCGAGCCGACCGACGTCCGTGGGCTGTTCGTCGCGCCGGCCAGTCTCGACCTGGCGGGTGCCGAGATCGAGCTGGTCCCGGCGTTCTCTCGCGAAACACGGCTCCGTCAGGCGATCGCGGCGGTGATCGACGATTACGACTATGTCCTCATCGACTGCCCGCCCACGCTCGGCCTGCTGACGGTCAACGGACTGGCGGCGGCGAGTGAGGTGCTCGTCCCGATCCAGACCGAGTACTACGCGCTCGAAGGACTCGGTCAGTTGCTGCGCAACGTCGACCTGGTGAAGCGCAATCTGAACCCCGATCTCGATGTCTCGACGATCGTGTGCGTCATGTACGACGCTCGTACCAAGCTCTCGGAACAGGTCGTCGCCGAAGTGCGTGACCACTTCGGCGAGAAGGTGGTCCGTCCGGTGGTCCCTCGTTCGGTCCGCCTGTCGGAGGCGCCGTCGTTCGGCCAGCCGATCATCGTCTATGACCCCCGCTCGAACGGCGCCGTCGCGTATCGCGACGTCGCGAAGGAGGTGCACCATGGCCCGGCGTAG